In Cupriavidus sp. EM10, the genomic window GGCCGCCGTGCGGAACGTGCCGGTCAGCAGGCCCAGCAACAGGCCCAGCCCGCCGCCCACGGCCAGCCCGATCAGCGCACGCCAGGTGCTGACCCAGACGTGGCGCCACAACTCGCCCGACACGGCCAGCGACCACGCCGCCTCCACCACGGCCAGCGGCGCCGGCAATACGCGGTTCGACAGCCAGCCCCACTGCGACGCCGCCTGCCAGCCGACGATCAGCAGCACCGGCACGATCCACGGCGCCACGGCCTGGGCTGCGCTGCGGTTGCCTTTCCTTGTTGGAGAAATCGCCATGTTCGCGCCCTCCTCAGCTTTGCGATGCCCGCGGCACGATGCCGGTGGCCATCACTTCGCCAAACGGGCCCGACAGCACCTGACCGGGCAGCTTCTCGCGCACGCTGCGCGGCAGCAGCGGGAACACCAGCTCGGCAAACCGGTACGCTTCTTCCAGATGGGGATAGCCCGAGAAGATAAAGGTATCGATGCCCAGCGCCGCGTATTCCTCGATGCGCGCCGCCACGGTCTGCGGATCGCCCACCAGCGCGGTACCGGCGCCGCCGCGCACCAGGCCCACGCCCGCCCACAGGTTCGGGCTGATTTCCAGTGCCTCGCGCGTCCGTTTGGCGCCACCGGCATGCAGCGCGGCCATGCGGCGCTGGCCTTCGGAATCCATCTTCGCGAACACGGCCTGGGCGCGCGCCACGGTGTCGTCGTCAAGGCGGCTGATCAGGTCGTCGGCGGCGGCCCACGCGGCCGCGTCGGTCTCGCGCACGATCACGTGCAGGCGGATGCCGAAGCGCACCGTTCGGCCATGCTTCGCGGCCCGGGCGCGCACGTCGGCAATCTTCTTCGCCACCTCTTCCGGCGGCTCGCCCCACGTGAGGTAGGTCTCCACCTGCTCGGCGGCCAGGTCATGCGCGGCTGCCGACGATCCGCCGAAGTACACCGGCGGATGCGGACGCTGCACCGGCGGGTACAGCACGCGTGCGCCCTTCACGGTGATGTGCTTCCCCGCGAAGCTGATGTCGCCGCTATCGTGACTGGCCGCCAGCACGTCGCGCCAGACCCGGATGAACTCCGACGATGCCTCGTAGCGCGCCGCGTGATCGAGAAACAGCCCGTCGCCTTCCAGCTCGGCCACGTCGCCGCCGGTCACCAGGTTCACGAGCAGCCGGCCGCCCGATACGCGGTCGAAGGTGGCAGCCATACGTGCGGCCAGCGTCGGGGTCATCAGGCCCGGCCGCACGGCCACCAGGAACTTGAGACGGTTCGTCACGGCCGCCAGCGCCGAGGCGGCCACCCATGGGTCTTCGCACGAACGGCCGGTGGGAATCAGCACGCCTTCGTAGCCCAGCGTATCGGCGGCCACGGCGATCTGCTTCAGGTAGTCGAAATTGACCTCGCGCGCCCCTTCGGACGTGCCCAGGTAGCGGCTGTCGCCGTGGGTGGGGATAAACCAGAAAATTTGCATGTCGGGCCTCTTCTTCTGTATGCGATCGATGGCGCTTCAGCGCTGCGCCGTGGCGGCCGGCGGCTGCCAGGCGGCATCGGCCACCTTGATCTGCTTCGGAATCAGCTTCAGCGTCACGAACGCGTCGGCAATGCGCTGCTGCTCGGCCAGCACACCGGCCGTGACAGGCTTCGCGCCATAGGAAAATCTTGAAACCGCGAGATCGAGCACGCCGGTATCGAGGCCGGTTTCCCTGGCCAGGAACTGGGTGGCGTCCTTCGGATGCTTCTCAGCCCACTGGCCAAGCTGCGCGAGTTCGTCGAGGATCGCGTTCACCACGTCGGGGCGGGCATTCGCATAGGGGCGCGATGCCAGGTAGAACTGATGGTTGCTGACCACGTTCTTGCCGTCGGCGCCGCGGCCATCGGCCAGCACGCGGGCATCGAGCTGCTTCTCGGCGGCGGCCAGGAAGGGGTCCCAGATCACCCAGGCATCCACGGCGCCGCGCTCGAAGGCCGCGCGGGCGTCGGCGGGCGGCAGGTAGACCGGCTGGATCTCGCTCCACGGAATGCCGGCCTTTTCCAGCTGGCGCACCAGCAGGTAGTGGACATTCGACCCCTTGTTCAGCGCCACGCGCTTGCCGCGCAGGTCGGCCACCGACTTCAGCGTCGACGTCTTCGGCACGACGATGGCTTCGGATGTGGGCGCCGGCGGCTCATTGCCGATATAGGCCAGCTGCGCCCCGGCGGCCTGTGCGAAGATCGGCGGCGCCTCGCCCACGGTGCCGAAATCGATGGCGCCCACGTTCAGGCCTTCCAGCAACTGCGGGCCGGCCGGGAATTCGGTCCACTTCACGGTGATGCCTTGCTGCGCCAGACGCTTTTCCAGCGTGCCGCGTGCCTTGAGCAACGTCAGCGTGCCGTACTTCTGATAGCCGATGCGCAGCTGCTTCGGATTCACGGTCTGCGACTGGGCCTGGGCCGGCTTGGCCAGCAGGCCATAGGACAGGCCGGTGGCCACCACCAGCGCGCCCAGCAGCAGGCGCCGGCGCAGGGAAAGCGGTTGGAACGATGTCATGTCGGGGTTCCTGATAGGGAGAAGGTTCGAAATCGATGGGCGGCACGACGCCCTGCCGGCGCATCGCGCGGCATGCAAAAACGTCATGCGTTGGGAAACTTCAGGTCAGGCGGGACATCGCCCCATGGCGACGCGGGATGGCAGAACAGCGAATACAGCGAATACGGCGAGGACGGCAGCGGACATCTCGGGCTCCTTCGTCAGGCGCGCCGGGGGCGGTGGATGGAAACCCGCCGCCCCGGCACTGGGATTACCGCTTGCCGGGCTGGTACACCTGGTCAAACGAACCGCCATCGGCAAAGTGCGCCTTCTGGGCCTTGGCCCAGCCGCCGAACACTTCGTCGATCGTGAACAGCTTTACCTTGGGGAAGTTGGCGGCGTACTTGGCGGCCACCTTTTCCGAGATCGGGCGGTAGTAGTTCTTGGCCGCGATCTCCTGGCCTTCGTCGGTGTACAGGAACTGCAGGTAGGCCTCGGCGGCCTTGCGCGTGCCCTTCTTGTCCACCACCTTGTCGACCACGGCTACCGGCGGCTCGGCCAGGATCGAGACCGACGGCGCCACGATGTCGAACTTGTCCGGACCCAGTTCCTTGATGGCCAGGATGGCTTCGTTTTCCCAGGCGATCAGCACATCACCCAGGCCGCGCTCCACGAACGTGGTGGTGGCACCGCGCGCGCCGGAATCGAGCACCGGCACGTTCTTGAGCAGCTGGCCAACGAACTCGCGCGCCTTGGCGTCGCTGCCGCCCGGCTGGCGCAGCGCATAGCCCCACGCGGCCAGGTAGTTCCAGCGCGCGCCGCCCGACGTCTTCGGGTTCGGCGTGATGACCTGCACGCCCGGCTTCACCAGGTCGTTCCAGTCCTTGATCTGTTTCGGATTGCCCTTGCGCACCAGGAAGACGATGGTCGACGTGTACGGCGACGCGTTGTGCGGCAGGCGCTTCTGCCAGTCGGGCTTGATCAGGCCCTTCTCGGCGATGGCGTCGATGTCGTAGCCCAGCGCCAGCGTGACCACATCGGCATCCAGGCCGTCGATCACCGAACGGGCCTGCTTGCCCGAGCCGCCGTGCGACTGGCGGATCTGCACCGTATCGCCACCCTGCGCCTTGTAAGCCTTGGCAAACGCGGCATTCACGTCCACGTACAGCTCGCGCGTGGGGTCATAGGAAACGTTCAGCAGGTTGGTATTGGCCAGGGCGGCCGGTGCGGCGCCGATTGCGGACAGTACTGCGAGGCCCAGGGCCAGCTTGCGAATCATGTTCAATTGCTCCCGTCAGAGTTGTCGTGAAATGCCCCCGCCTTGATCGGACAGGGTTTCTGTCAGGGAGAAAGGCTACCGGCCGGGCCTTCTGAACGGAACGAATGGTTTCGCCGATCCAAGCACGTTTTCTGCATAAGATCGGACGGGAATATGGGCATGCTGGATAACGCAGGCAGGCGGTCGCGCGGATGTGAAACGCCCAAAGAAAAAACCCGCAGCACCGGAGTTGCGCTGCGGGTCAAGTTTCCATTCCGGAAACGGGTAGACAAGTCATGAAGAGCGCCCCCGCATCTCCATGACGGTTTGCATATTAGCCAGCCGTTCCCATTCGCAGATTGATGCAGGTCAATCGCCCGACAATCATGGGCGGTTGCCTGCAAAATCAGAGGAATGCGGCGGTTGGCATCCGCCGGACGGCGTAGGTCAATCGACCGTCATGGCGTAAAGGTATTACCCAGCACAACGCCTTCGCGCCGGGGGTCGGTGCCGCCCTGCAGCACGGCCGCGCCGCCCGACTGGGTGCGCATGATCGTGTTGACGCCGCTGGACTGCGACGAGGTGGAGATCGTGTGCCCCAGCGCCTTCAGGCCGGTGATCAGCGGATCGTTGGCGCCGCCATTGCTGAGGTCGATGTCCGGGTGCTCGCCGCCGATGGTGGTGGTGGCGCTGTTACTGGCGCCGAAATCCACCAGGTTGGACGACTGCTGGGCGTCCAGCCCCCAGTCGAGCGCCCCGACCAGCGTCTTGACCACGTACTGCGGGATGGTGCCGCCGCCCGGAGATCCCGTGGCCATCAGGAAATCGCCCATCGACCCGTCGGCGGCCTTGCGGAACACCATGGTCGGCGCCATCGAACTGCGCGGCCGCTTGCCCGGTTGCACCCGGTTGGCCACCAGGTTGCCGCTGGCATCGGTCGGCGCGGCGGAGAAATCGGTCAGTTGGTTGTTGAGCAGGAAGCCGTTGGTCATGTGGAACGACCCCATGCTCGATTCCACCGACGTGGTGGCGCTAACCGCATTGCCCTGCGCATCGACGATCGAATAGTGGTTCGTGCCGTGTTCGACCAGAGGCACCACGCCCATCGGCATCGCGCCGAAGTTGCCGGCCGTGGCCGTGCCCATCGAACGGTTCGGATCGATCAGCGCGGCGCGCGTCTGCAGGTAGGGCTTGTTCAGCAGCGTGTCCCACGTGCCGCCGGGCAGCGGCACGAAATCGGTATCGGCCACGTACTTGTCGCGGTCGGCGTAGGCCAGCCGTTCGGCCTCGCTTACACGATGCACGCCCTGCACGGTCGGCTTGCCGCCCTCGCCGTCCACGGGGCTGGGCTTGAACGATGCCATGTCGAAGTTTTCCAGGATCTGCATCGCCGATGCCACGGTGATGCCGCCCGATGTGGGCGGCGGCGCGCCGCAGATCCAGTACGCGCGGTACGTGACGCAGACGGGCACCCGCAGCTTGGCCTCGTACGCGGCCAGGTCGGCCAACGTGGTCTTGCCCGGCGTGGTCGGCGTGCCGTCCGTGGCGGTGGTCGAGCCGATCTTGGCGACGATGTCGTTGGCGATGGGACCCTTGTACAGCGCGTCGGCGCCCTGCGCGGCCATGGCCGTCAGCGTGTTGGCGTAGGCCGCGTTCTTGAGCACGGTGCCAAGCGCCTTGGGCGTGCCGTCGGCGTTGAAGAAATAGGCGGTGGCGTCGGGGTCGCGCTTGAGGCTGGCGGCGTTCGACGAAATGGCCTGCGCCAGCCGGCCGCCGATCGGGAAGCCGTTGGTGGCCAGCGAGATGGCATCGCCGAACAGGTCTTTCCATGCCAGCTTGCCGTGCTCCTTCTGCACGCGCTCGATCAGCCGGGGCACGCCGATGGTGCCGATCGACCGCCCGCTGGCGCGCGCACTGGGCTTGGGCAGCGTCTGGTCGGCGGTGTCGTCCACGTACCGCAGGTAGTTCTCGGTGGCGGCTGCGGGCGCCGTTTCGCGCCCGTCGTAGGCCTGCACGGTCTTGGCCGTGGCGTCGTAGTAGAGCATGAAGCCACCCGATCCCATGCCGGTGGCCTCTGGCACGGTCAGGCCCAGCACCGCCTGCACCGCCACGGCGGCATCCGCTGCCGTGCCCCCCTTCTTGAGCACCGCGCAACCGGCCGCGCTGGCGTAGGCATTCGACGTCGAGACCATGTAGGTCTTGGCGGTGACCGGTTTCAACCCGGTCCGATAGCCGGTGGCGGGCTCTGGCAGCGCCGGGTCGCCGGGCTGGTTCGACCCGACCACTACCGTGCCGCCAGTGCTGGACAGCACCTGGCAACTGTTGTCGGCCTGGGGCGTGGTGGTGGGTGGCGGGGTGGGCGTCGAATTGTCGTCGCTGCCACCGCAGGAAACGACCAGCAGCGTGCCCGCAACCGCGGCCGCCAGGGTCAGGGGGACCTTCCGTTTTGGCAACACCATATTTCCTCCAAACTACAAAGAAGCGCCGGGGGTGGCGCGATCCGTGGATGTCGGACTGGCAGGCGGGGAAAGCTTGTCATCGGCGTCTGCCGTGGCTCTTTTCTGAAAACAGGGACGAACGGGACCCGCCGGGCCGGATGGCTCGGAAAACGCAGGTGACGGGCTTGGGAAATGGGCGTGCCCCGGCGCGGCGGCGCGGGGCAGTCCCTATGATGAGTTGGTCAGGGCAAGGCAGGGATTCATGACCGTGCTGACTGTTGGCTTGTCAAGCAATGCAATGTGTCAACACTAGTACATGGCGCGCTTGATGGACAAGCCACTTTCGCACCGGGTTGGTGAGTCAGCGGACATACGGCCCGGTCAGCGGCTTGGCGCGGCCCGCTGCGCCTCACTCGGCAGGCGCGTGCCCGATTACCGCTTCGCAGCGAATCGGGAAGTTGACCGAGTTGGCGACGTAGCATTTCTCGTGGGCCACGTGATGCAAGTGCGCCGCCTGTTCGGCATCGTCGCCGGCCCGGATCGTCACGTGCGGGCGCAGCACGATCTCGGAGAACCTGCCGCCGGTGGGGCCATCGACCATGGTGCCTTCGGCCTCGTCGACATAGGCCAGCACGGCGATGCCGGCGTCCGAGCACAGGTGCAGGTACCACAGCTTGTGGCAGGCGCTGGCCGACGCCACGAGCAGGTCTTCCGGGTTCCAGCGTTTGGCATCGCCCAGGAAGGCCGGGTCCGAGGAACCGGGAATCTCGGGCTTCTCGCCGGCGCGAATCGTGTGGTCGCGCCTGTACGCGCGGTAGCCGGTGGTGCCGGTGCCGCGGTTGCCAGTCCATTCCACCGTGACGTGGTACTTGTGCTCGCCATGAGCCATGGGATTGCTCCAGGGGGTTGGAATCAGCCGAGACGGTATTGTGGCGCAAACCCGAAGCCAAAAAAAGGGACCTCCGGAGAGGCCCCTTTCGACATGCATCGACGATGCGTCAGTGCACGATGCGTCCGAACGTGAAGTGGTCGTCCACGTAGTCCACCGGCACTACGTCCTT contains:
- a CDS encoding sulfate ABC transporter substrate-binding protein, producing MIRKLALGLAVLSAIGAAPAALANTNLLNVSYDPTRELYVDVNAAFAKAYKAQGGDTVQIRQSHGGSGKQARSVIDGLDADVVTLALGYDIDAIAEKGLIKPDWQKRLPHNASPYTSTIVFLVRKGNPKQIKDWNDLVKPGVQVITPNPKTSGGARWNYLAAWGYALRQPGGSDAKAREFVGQLLKNVPVLDSGARGATTTFVERGLGDVLIAWENEAILAIKELGPDKFDIVAPSVSILAEPPVAVVDKVVDKKGTRKAAEAYLQFLYTDEGQEIAAKNYYRPISEKVAAKYAANFPKVKLFTIDEVFGGWAKAQKAHFADGGSFDQVYQPGKR
- a CDS encoding sulfonate ABC transporter substrate-binding protein — encoded protein: MTSFQPLSLRRRLLLGALVVATGLSYGLLAKPAQAQSQTVNPKQLRIGYQKYGTLTLLKARGTLEKRLAQQGITVKWTEFPAGPQLLEGLNVGAIDFGTVGEAPPIFAQAAGAQLAYIGNEPPAPTSEAIVVPKTSTLKSVADLRGKRVALNKGSNVHYLLVRQLEKAGIPWSEIQPVYLPPADARAAFERGAVDAWVIWDPFLAAAEKQLDARVLADGRGADGKNVVSNHQFYLASRPYANARPDVVNAILDELAQLGQWAEKHPKDATQFLARETGLDTGVLDLAVSRFSYGAKPVTAGVLAEQQRIADAFVTLKLIPKQIKVADAAWQPPAATAQR
- the ssuD gene encoding FMNH2-dependent alkanesulfonate monooxygenase, with the protein product MQIFWFIPTHGDSRYLGTSEGAREVNFDYLKQIAVAADTLGYEGVLIPTGRSCEDPWVAASALAAVTNRLKFLVAVRPGLMTPTLAARMAATFDRVSGGRLLVNLVTGGDVAELEGDGLFLDHAARYEASSEFIRVWRDVLAASHDSGDISFAGKHITVKGARVLYPPVQRPHPPVYFGGSSAAAHDLAAEQVETYLTWGEPPEEVAKKIADVRARAAKHGRTVRFGIRLHVIVRETDAAAWAAADDLISRLDDDTVARAQAVFAKMDSEGQRRMAALHAGGAKRTREALEISPNLWAGVGLVRGGAGTALVGDPQTVAARIEEYAALGIDTFIFSGYPHLEEAYRFAELVFPLLPRSVREKLPGQVLSGPFGEVMATGIVPRASQS
- a CDS encoding gamma-glutamyltransferase family protein, with the translated sequence MPKRKVPLTLAAAVAGTLLVVSCGGSDDNSTPTPPPTTTPQADNSCQVLSSTGGTVVVGSNQPGDPALPEPATGYRTGLKPVTAKTYMVSTSNAYASAAGCAVLKKGGTAADAAVAVQAVLGLTVPEATGMGSGGFMLYYDATAKTVQAYDGRETAPAAATENYLRYVDDTADQTLPKPSARASGRSIGTIGVPRLIERVQKEHGKLAWKDLFGDAISLATNGFPIGGRLAQAISSNAASLKRDPDATAYFFNADGTPKALGTVLKNAAYANTLTAMAAQGADALYKGPIANDIVAKIGSTTATDGTPTTPGKTTLADLAAYEAKLRVPVCVTYRAYWICGAPPPTSGGITVASAMQILENFDMASFKPSPVDGEGGKPTVQGVHRVSEAERLAYADRDKYVADTDFVPLPGGTWDTLLNKPYLQTRAALIDPNRSMGTATAGNFGAMPMGVVPLVEHGTNHYSIVDAQGNAVSATTSVESSMGSFHMTNGFLLNNQLTDFSAAPTDASGNLVANRVQPGKRPRSSMAPTMVFRKAADGSMGDFLMATGSPGGGTIPQYVVKTLVGALDWGLDAQQSSNLVDFGASNSATTTIGGEHPDIDLSNGGANDPLITGLKALGHTISTSSQSSGVNTIMRTQSGGAAVLQGGTDPRREGVVLGNTFTP
- a CDS encoding OsmC family protein, giving the protein MAHGEHKYHVTVEWTGNRGTGTTGYRAYRRDHTIRAGEKPEIPGSSDPAFLGDAKRWNPEDLLVASASACHKLWYLHLCSDAGIAVLAYVDEAEGTMVDGPTGGRFSEIVLRPHVTIRAGDDAEQAAHLHHVAHEKCYVANSVNFPIRCEAVIGHAPAE